One Solanum pennellii chromosome 10, SPENNV200 genomic region harbors:
- the LOC107032441 gene encoding F-box/kelch-repeat protein At3g23880-like, with translation MESEVEERFHRHPKREKLTKCVEFPSILPEELITEIISRLPVKSLLKFRSVSKSWLSLISSPEFINTHLTVYNNKDQRHHRLMLGFSMHCYRLRECSFSSLFCNPVIELSDFNYPMKVEYDEGFSPVGSVNGLICLVHGYHSPKHLFLWNPSIRKYKKLSNSRPKFRYDACMYGFGYDELHDDYKIVGIFCIYGRSLHIDFKIYSLKGDSWRMIHYSHGGMCFSRRSVFVNGKLHWTTHSFDQSVCKGGGIVSFSLADENWGKVEEPCYGGKESISDLGVFGNDLCGFSHHLAIGVDVWVMKDYGIKESWTKMCTVTYPKLERYLYFPSVFLSNNGDVLVGYGSMFILYNPKDDSFKYPKVINYSEWQIGEIYIESLISPLSTEGLRPIQKQCVKKLKIKAV, from the coding sequence ACCAGTGAAATCCCTTTTGAAATTCAGGTCTGTTTCGAAATCTTGGCTTTCTTTGATCTCTAGCCCGGAATTTATCAACACCCATCTTACGGTGTATAACAACAAGGATCAGAGACACCACAGGCTTATGCTAGGGTTTAGTATGCATTGCTACAGACTTAGGGAATGTTCTTTTAGCTCTTTATTTTGTAACCCTGTTATTGAGCTATCTGACTTCAATTATCCCATGAAAGTCGAATATGACGAAGGATTTTCGCCTGTGGGTTCTGTTAATGGATTGATTTGTCTTGTCCATGGGTATCACTCACCAAAACATTTGTTTCTATGGAATCCATCTATTAGGAAGTACAAGAAATTGTCTAATTCTAGACCTAAATTTAGATATGATGCCTGTATGTATGGTTTTGGGTATGATGAGCTCCATGATGATTATAAGATAGTgggtattttttgtatttatggAAGATCGCTTCATattgacttcaaaatatatagtttaaagGGTGATTcttggagaatgattcattattCACATGGCGGGATGTGTTTCAGTAGACGGAGTGTATTTGTGAATGGTAAACTTCATTGGACTACTCATTCTTTTGATCAATCTGTGTGTAAGGGTGGGGGCATTGTTTCTTTTAGTTTAGCTGATGAGAACTGGGGAAAGGTGGAGGAGCCCTGCTATGGAGGAAAAGAAAGTATTTCAGACTTGGGAGTGTTTGGAAATGATCTTTGTGGGTTCTCTCATCATCTGGCGATTGGCGTAGATGTTTGGGTTATGAAAGATTATGGAATTAAGGAATCTTGGACAAAGATGTGCACCGTCACCTATCCAAAACTCGAGAGATATCTATATTTTCCATCCGTTTTCTTGTCAAATAATGGTGATGTTTTGGTTGGGTACGGATCAATGTTCATCCTATACAATCCAAAGGATGACTCCTTCAAATATCCAAAGGTTATCAACTATAGTGAGTGGCAAATAGGGGAAATCTACATTGAAAGCCTAATTTCTCCTCTTTCTACAGAAGGGCTAAGACCGATACAGAAACAATGCGTGAAAAAGCTCAAAATTAAGGCAGTCTAG